The nucleotide window TTGCCACACAGATTGCACGCCAACTGCGAGCACCATGCCCGGGAAGAAGATACCGATGAAGCCCAGTATAGCGCCGATGATGGTCGGCGTCGAAGTGGAGGAGACGGCTAGAGCGCCTAGGTAGACGGCGAAGTTGAAGTTGGGACCGGGCATCGCTTGGATGATGGCGAGGCCGAGGAGGAAGTCGCGGGGCGAGACCCACCCGGGGTCAACGACGTAGCTTCGTAGGAGGGGGATGACGACTGGGCCGCCGCCGAAGATTATGGTACCGGCTAGATACCTGGTGGTGTGTCAGTGGTGAGGATAAGGGAAGGGGAAGGGTATGGACGTACATGTTTGAGAAGAGGTTGAAAGGACGGGTGTTTGTGAGCGTAGCTCTGATGACCATGATGATGATAAAGGAGGTGAAGAAACCTGCTATGAGTGACAATCCGAGTTTAACGGATATATTATGCGTCGTCGTATCCGGTACGGGTGATATCGTAGGTTCGTTACTCGCGTGGACACGATTAACAGTTTGTGTCGTTCTCGCAGGCgtagcagcaacagcagtAGTATCCTCTCTTTCAGACTCCATATTCGAAACACCCGCTTGGGTCCTCCTCTTAACAGCCGCAGCCTCCGGTCTCATAATCTGCATCGGGATACTCTGCACCACACTCCCACCCCCACCGCcgacctcttcctcctccctCCCAGCACCACCCCTCTTCTTCCCCACCTCTCCCTCCCCATCCTCACCCATTGACCCCCCCACAAATCCCACCCAACCGTCACTAACCCCCCAATTGCGATTAACACAGGAAAATACCAAAGCGCATTATAACACAACCCAGCACACCCACCAAACACCACCAATCCCCTCGTCAACCGATCCTTGACCGCCTTCTCCGCCAATTGTACAGCCGCTAGCGCCACAATACCTACTGTACTGGCGTTGAGACCGGATAGCAGCGCGTACACGATGGCGGGGAGGCGTGACGGCAGGTTGTGTACGCCGAGGGCGAGACCGAACATTGTGAGGGCG belongs to Pyrenophora tritici-repentis strain M4 chromosome 10, whole genome shotgun sequence and includes:
- a CDS encoding ChrA, Chromate transport protein ChrA, whose product is MCFCIALLHAGIFPATLAFTLWSLPGALTMFGLALGVHNLPSRLPAIVYALLSGLNASTIMRPEAAAVKRRTQAGVSNMESEREDTTAVAATPARTTQTVNRVHASNEPTISPVPDTTTHNISVKLGLSLIAGFFTSFIIIMVIRATLTNTRPFNLFSNMYLAGTIIFGGGPVVIPLLRSYVVDPGWVSPRDFLLGLAIIQAMPGPNFNFAVYLGALAVSSTSTPTIIGAILGFIGIFFPGMVLAVGVQSVWQVMRTKRWVLSLLRGINATAVGLVFTAVYRLWEIGYLTPESSDGKSLASEPWWVVVAAVAYAETAWFGVPPAAAILIGAVLGLAWYGAVGR